From Desulfomonilia bacterium:
TAATTCATTCAAGGCTTGATAATAGGACTGAGCTTGTTAAGTATGTCCGGCAAATCTTTTTCAACTGTTTCCCAAACAATATCAACATTAACCTTATCATAGGAATGGATAAGAATATCTCTCATTTCTGTAAGTTGCTTCCATGGAACCTCCGGGTGAGCATTTCTGAAATCATCAGGAATTCTCTTTGCCGCCTCTCCTATTACTTCAAGGCAGCGTATAACTGCATATTGAGTTTTTCTATCCTTGCTGAAAGCCTCTTTATTCATTCCTGAGGTGAACGAGATTGCATCATTCGCCATAGTGAGGATATCCAGCAGATGGGCAAGTTCACGCTGCATAAAGAACCTCGCTGGAAGACAGTATTGAATCCCGCCTTATGTAATTTGAGCTTTCTTCAATGCTTTTTTTAATCACAAGGTCAATGTCCCTGCCGAAAATAGCTTTCAGCTCGTCCTTCATCTCAACGATATTGAGAAGCGAATAGTTAGAGCCTTCGCCAAATGAAACGAGAACGTCAACATCGCTGTCGGGCTTGAAATCATCTCTCAAAACAGAGCCGAAAAGTGAAAACTCCTTAACATTCCATTTCCGGCAGAATGCTTCCACTTTCTTTTTCGGCACCCTTATTCTTGGTTTAATCATCAGCTCAACTCCGCAGTCTTAATGAACCATACAATGGATGTTAATGTATTGTGAAATATATAGCATGAGTTGAAGAAACACAATCAAGTCTTAGCAGGAGACGTCCATGGGCAACCTTAGGGACTCCCATAAATAATTGACTTATTGGTCTGGAAAACATTGGATTCCGATTCTCGCCAGGATGATCCTATACAAAATTCGCCTGGCCTTGATTCTTAACAGATTGATTGATCTGTCCCGAATCAAGGCCGGACACCAAGCAAGTCTAATCCGATGTTCCTTTTTTTATAAAAGTGTCGAACCAGTCCTTCTGGTCAAGGACGCCGTATATGAAAGTGCCTCTATGGTTGGCGTCATCCCCTGCATAAACCGCTTCAGCCGAGGCTCCTCCTATTGTTTTTTCATACTCGACGGGCAGGGTCGCCACATAAGGCGGCAACACCTCATCGATCTTGCCGTAATAATAGCGGCTTGGGGTTGCATATCGCCAGTTATAGGGCTGATTGTCCTGAAGCTGTTTATAAAAACGGTTGCCGACTATTGAGCTTGCCGATGCAAAATCGGGATCAAGGAAATCTTTCGTAGTTGCCGGGAATACTTTGGATGCCTCTTCCCAGCCTATTCTGTTCTTATAAAAATCACCGGCAGTCTGCCGGTACTGGGTTTTGATCGCAGCACTTGAAAGTCCCTGAAGGCCATAATAATTTTCATAAGAATTTATTAGCAGCGTCACTGTTCCTACAATCCAGGAGACGTCCAGTGGTGAAGGGTTGTTGATCCAGCGGGCCATCATCACATAAAGATCATTGGGCGTGCTTGCGGTTGCCGATGCTTTAACCGGTATACCCAGGCTTTCAAGTTTGTTCCTGAATACCATAGTGCTCCAGGCTCCCTGGGACCAGCCGCTCAGGAACAGCTCACCCTGTTCTATTTTCAGGTCGCTGCAAACAGCGCGAGAAGCGAAAAGCATATCCAGACAGGCCTGCGAGGTGCTGTCCTTTACCATGTAGCTGTCAGGTTCGTTTGAGTCGCCTTTTCCGATGTAGTCGGCGCCGATTACGATGTAGCCGTCACCAGCGCAGCGTGCTATCAGCAGCCTGGTTTCCATTGATTCTTCGGGATTGGATGGAACTTCCGTCCTGGAGAAAACCGTTCCATGCTGATAGGAAACCACAGGCAGTTTTTTCAAAGCTGTTTTTGGAACAGCCACAAGCCCGGAGGCAATTACCGGCCGGTTGCCTTTTTCCGGTATGACGGTGTTGTAAACTACTTTATAAAGACTCACGGAATTCTTTGCAGGAGGGAATTTGATTTTGAAACTGCTGAACTCGGAAAGCTCCGATGTCAGAATTCTGTTAAGCCTTTCAACGCTGTAATCGCCTATATGCCGATAGCTGACCCCGCCGGTTACCTGTTTGTAGCTGTCACCGGCCAGGGCTTCAGTAAAAAAACCAAGGATGAGAAACTGGGCAATGATAAAAGAATACCACGCGATGTGAATGGTCCGGTTTCTAATATTTCCCTTTTTCATGATTACCTCCTGAAATGTATGTTTTATATTTAATAACAACCGTTTTCCGGAAAACAAGAATGAGTAAGAAAGGCATAAGAGCTTTGATCCCGGCATAATGAATGAATAGCGCATAGCATCGATTCTTAATGGAATGATTGATCTGTCCCGATTCTTGGCCTGATAACATTTTGACACAGGTACCTTTCGCTGCTGGCATAATAGAAATCAAATGATATATTGGATAGAGATGTGCAGGCAAAAATTGGTGATACAAGCTACAGGAATCCGATTTTTTGTGTTATTAACTCAACAAAGAATTATTCATAAGGAGAACAGAATGATATCGATGAGAAACCGAACGCTGCTTGCAGGGCTGTTGATTTTGTTCGTCAGCATGACTTCATGCGTCAAGAAAATCGAAACTGATCTGAAATCGAAACTCGAGACACGGCCTGCGTGGCCTGAAACCCGCTTCATCGTTATGTCTGACCTGCATTATTATGACCCGGCATTAGGCATTTCAGGAAAGGCCTTTCAGGAATACGTTGCTGACGACCGCAAACTTCTCAAAGAAAGTCAGGAGATACTGACTCAGGCAATATCAGATGTCTCAAAAGAAACCGCCGATTTCGTGATAATCTGCGGAGATTTGACCAAGGATGGCGAAATGGTCACACATACGGCGGTAGCCCGTTATCTTGGAATTCTGAAACAATCCGGGAAAGCCGTTTATGTGATTCCGGGCAATCATGATGTGGCAAATGGCATGGCCGTCAAATATACAGGGGACAAGAGCGAACGGGTTCCCAATATCAGTGCGGAGCAGTTCACAGAAATCTATGCGCCCTTCGGGTATCAGGCGGCTCTGGATCGGGACCGGCATTCCTTGAGCTATCTGGCCGAGCCGAAGCCGGGTTTGTGGCTTTTAGCCCTTGATTCCTGCCGCTGGAAAGAGAATCCGGCTCAGGGCCATCCGGTAACGGGCGGGGTTTTTTCCGCGGATACCATGTCATGGATCAAGGATATCCTTACCCGTGCCAAGAATGAAAACAAAGCAGTTCTGGCCATGATGCATCATGGCGTGCTGGAGCATTATCCCACCAATGAAAAGAACTATCCGGAATATCTCGTAAAGGATTATGATAAAATAGCACGGATGTTTGCCGGATACGGCGTACCCCTTGTTTTTACAGGTCATTTTCATGCACAGGACATTACGGAGAAAACCTATGAAGGCGGCAAGCTCTTCGTGTTCGATGTGGAGACCGGATCGCTGGTCACATATCCATGCCCCTACCGAATTGTCACTATTACAAAGGATCAGCAGGCGGATATCCAATCGCGTTTCGTCATGTCGATTCCCTCTCACCCGAATGATTTTCGCGAATTCGCAGAACGCTATGTATATGAGGGCACCATCAATATGGCAAATGATGCATTGACTGGCTATCATGTCGCGCCGGCCGATCAGAAAATCATCAGTCCGCAAATATCACGGGCGTATGTAACCCATCTGAAAGGTGACGAACAGAAGCCGGCGGTGGTCCGGAACACCGATGGATTATCTCTGTGGGGCAGCTTCATTTTCTTCATGCGGGGAAGCCTGATTGAGGGCTGGTGGACCGATCTGCCGCCTCAGGACAATCATGTGAATATCAACTTGATTACGGGCGAGGTATCCTGAACCGGACCGGTACCTTAAAGAAAGCATGTTAAAAGGATAGAAAAGATTTCAGGCCCTGAACCTTGACAGATTGAGTAGTTGTTATTGTTCAGGGCCTGACGCTAATCGTCCCTTTTAGCTGATTCTTTTTTTGCGAGCGCGTCTTCGTTGATTGCATTAAGGCGTTCCGGAACGGTCGAGGGTTTCATGGTCGCCAGGCTTATGAAGACGCCGGATTGCGTTGCCGTGACCGCGGTTTTTCCGTTTACGATTATTTCCATGCCTGCGGTCCATTTGGGAGAATCGAAACATTCCATCCATATACAGCCCGTGACATTATCCATCATGCGGATAGGGCGTCTGTAATTCAAGGTGATCGACCCTGATTTTTCATATATGCCGATCAGCCTGAATTTGTTTCTCGTGTCGTCTCAGTATATGAAAATGAGACCTTTTTAAAAAGAAATTCATCGTTTCGGATCTTCCCGGTTAACGGGGGCTTTGCGCCGTAAACCCTGGCATATATATTCTTGACACACGATACCCCTGCACGTATATTCAAACTCATCGAAATGGATATCTTCTCAATACAAATCCAAGGAGCCGATTCTTATGAATAAACATTCCGTTTCCGTATTGACCGTTCTTTATGCCGTAACTGTCTTCTTAACGCTGGGAATACAGCCGGCATTGGCCCAGCAGTACGATATCGTTATTCATCAAGGCAGAGTCGTCGATCCGGAAACCAACCTCGATGCGGTTCGCGATATCGGCATCAATGGCGGAAAAATAGCCGCTATAAGCGAAGCGCCGCTTCACGGCAAGAAAAACATCAATGCCCGCGGACTGGTTGTAACACCGGGATTCATTGACCTTCATTGTCACGCGATAAACGTCCCGTCAAACTGGATGCAGGCCTTCGATGGGGTAACGACGGCGCTTGAACTCGAGGCCGGATCGTTCCCGATAGCCAAGGCGTATGACGTGGCTGAGAAAAAACATCTTCCGCTGAACTACGGTTTCAGCGTTTCTTGGGCTATGGCCAGGCTGCAGGTGGTCGATCACGTCGAGCTGGACGGAACGTTCGAGACCGCCCTGAAGAATTTCGGTCAGCCGGGATGGGGCAAATTGTTGCCGGAAGAGACTTCCCGCGAGGTTGTCGCCGCAATTGAACAGGGGCTGAATGAAGGCGGTTTGGGGATAGGGCTACTGATCGGGTATGCCCCTGATTCGAACCGTGAAGAGTATCTTGCCGTAAACCGTCTTGCCGCAAAATACGATGTTCCCACCTTTACGCATATCCGGCCGAGCTACGAATACGAACCGGATGGGGCCATGGAAGGTATTCTTGAGGTGCTGGGGGTGGCGGCCGCCACGAGCGCCCATATGCACATCTGCCACATAATCAGCTCAACCGTGCACAAGGTTAATGATGCGCTCGATGCCGTGCACACGGCCCAGCGCCAGGGCCTGAAAATAACAGCCGAGGCCTATCCGTTCGGGTGGGGATCGACGGCGATCGGCTCGCCGTTCTATGATCCGGCGAATTTGCCGCGCATGGGCATCGGCCCCTCTGACATCTATTATGCCAAGACCAACGAGCATATCGCATCCGTTGAACGTTTGGCCGAGATTCGTCAGAAGGACCCTGGCGGCCTCGCTGTTGCGCTCTTCCTGGATGAAAACAAACCTGACCAGATGAAGTTTATCGACGACTCCATCCTGAGCCCGGATATGATGATCGCATCGGATGCCATGCCGTACACCATAGACGGGCGCACAGTAAGCAGTGATGTCTGGCCGCTGCCACATGAGGCGTATGCACACCCGCGGTCTACAGCAACCTTTACACGCGTGCTTGAGCGTTATGTTAAGGAAAAGAAGGCCATGACCGTGAGCGAATTCGTCCGTCGTGCGAGCCTTCTTCCCGCAAACCTGGTGGCCCTGGCCGCGCCCGAGGCGAAGCGAAAAGGCCGGCTGCAGGTGGGCATGGATGCAGACATCGCCGTCTTCGACCTTGACGGGATCAAGGTAAGGGCCACGTATGAAAATCCCCGTACCCCATCGTCAGGAATGCGCTATGTCATGGTGGGCGGACGGTTTATTATCTCCGACGGGAAACTGCTCACCGGTGTCCGTCCGGGCCGCCCGTTGCGCGGACCCACCCGCTGATCTCCTTGCAAAGGAAGTCATTTAATACAACTGTTTGTATCGTTCTGACTTGATCTGGCAGCTCCTTTTTCTAAGGAGATGATTGTACGATTTAGATTGAGTTTATCTATTACACCAAACTCTTTATTCGTGTCTCAAAGCCTCAATTGGGTCAAGCCTGGCAGCCTTCAGCGCCGGGAAGTAACCGAATATCACTCCTACAGCGGCTGAAAATAAAAACGCAATCACCACGATTTCCAGGTTGAAAACAAACGGAACCTTAAGCAACGAAGAAAGCAATATAGAACCGACAATGGCAAGGATGATTCCCGTAAGCCCGCCAAGTGAGGACAGCACTACCGATTCAACCAGAAACTGCATCAGTACCTCTTTTTCAAAAGCGCCGATGGCGAGACGGATTCCGATTTCACGGGTACGCTCAGTCACGGAAACAAGCATGATGTTCATGATGCCGATACCTCCCACAAGAAGGCTGACTGCGGCAACGGCGCTCAATAGCCCGGTCATCATCTTGGTGGTTCCGGTGAGCATGTTAATGATCTCCTTCATGTCCATTACGGTGAAGTTGTCATCGTCACTGTCCGAGAGGTGCCTGCGTTCACGCATCAATTGCGTGATGTCGGTTTTCGCCTTTTCTGTAGAAACACCCTCTTTTATTGAGATTTGGATAAGGTTTACGTCCTGGTTTCCTGAGATGCGCCTCTGATATAATGCAAGCGGTATGATTACGATGTCGTCCTGGTCCGTGCCCATGGAACTCTGGCCTTTTCCCTCAAGAACACCCACTATTTCGCAGGTGAGCTTCTCAAGCCTGATTCGTTCTCCGACCGGGTCCTGAGAACCGAACAGCTTCTTGCTCACTGTCTCGCCTATGATGCAGACAGGTGTACCTATGCGGATTTCGCTGTCGTTGAACTCCCGGCCTTCTTTTATCTGCCGGTTTGTCACTTTAAAATACTGGTTATTGCTTCCGGTAATCTGTGTGGTCCAGTTCTGATTGCTGAAGATCGCCTTGACCGAAGTCGTTGAAACAGGCGCAACAGCCGACACTGAATTTATCTCCCTGGCAATCGCTTCCCCGTCCGAGAGCTTGAAAGGGACGGTACTTGAGGATTGTCCGGGACCAAGACGCTTGCCCGGAGTAATCATCAACATATTGCTTCCCATGCTGCTGATCTGTTCTTTGACTTGTTCGGTCGTGCCATTGCCAAGGGTCACCATTGTGATGACGGCGCCGACCCCGATTATAATGCCAAGGATGGTGAGAAATGATCTCATCAAGTTTCTTCTTATATCACGAAGGGCCAGTAGTATGGTGTTCCACAGCATGATGAATTATCTCCTATTGTAATTATCGGAGTCAACGAGTCCGTCCACGAAATGGATTATACGTTTTGCATATTCCGCCATATCTGGTTCATGTGTCACCATGACGATGGTCATTCCGAGATCGGTGTTGAGTCTTATGAGAAGGTCCATTATTTCTTTGCTTCTGGCTGTATCAAGATTTCCTGTCGGTTCATCAGCATAAAGAACCATTGGTTCGGTCACTATTGCACGGGCGATGGCGACACGCTGCTGCTGTCCGCCGGAAAGTTCGGCCGGCGTATGGGACTCCCATCCATTGAGTCCGACGGTTTCAAGGGCCCCCAATGACTTTTCGCGCCTGATGCGTGCTGATTCCCCCCGATAGATTAGCGGAAGTTCCACATTCTCAAGGGCGGAGGTACGGCCCAGCAGGTCATAACCCTGGAATACAAACCCGAGATAGAAACGCCTCAAGCGTGTGCGCTGGGCACGGCTCAACCTTCCGACATCTACGCCTTTGAAGCTGTATATTCCGCTGCTCGGCGTATCCAGGCAACCCAGGATATTCATACACGTGGATTTTCCCGAACCGCTGGGCCCCATGACTGCAACGAACTCGCCCTTATCGATGCTGAGGCTGATGCCCCTCAGCGCCTGCATGGCAGCCTGGCCTTTGCCGTATGTCTTGGTGACGCCTTTAAGTTCTATCAGAGGGATCGATGCTGATCCGTTATTGTCCGGCATGTTCATTTCACCTTGGTGATTGTGTCGACCACCACCGCAGTACCCGGTTTTAGGTCTGTGCTGATGATCTCCGTCAAATTGCCGTTTGTTGCTCCGGTCTTTACCGGAACAGCCTTAAGGGATCCATCCTGAACTATCCATACCTGCTGTTTCTTTCCTTCTCCTGATGAGTTTTGATCGCGACTGGATGACTCTTTGGGCGGATGGGGTAACAGTGAACCCACAAGGCCGCCTGAAGAGGATGTCTTTTCTGTATCTTTATTT
This genomic window contains:
- a CDS encoding DUF86 domain-containing protein, with translation MQRELAHLLDILTMANDAISFTSGMNKEAFSKDRKTQYAVIRCLEVIGEAAKRIPDDFRNAHPEVPWKQLTEMRDILIHSYDKVNVDIVWETVEKDLPDILNKLSPIIKP
- a CDS encoding nucleotidyltransferase family protein, which translates into the protein MIKPRIRVPKKKVEAFCRKWNVKEFSLFGSVLRDDFKPDSDVDVLVSFGEGSNYSLLNIVEMKDELKAIFGRDIDLVIKKSIEESSNYIRRDSILSSSEVLYAA
- a CDS encoding metallophosphoesterase — encoded protein: MISMRNRTLLAGLLILFVSMTSCVKKIETDLKSKLETRPAWPETRFIVMSDLHYYDPALGISGKAFQEYVADDRKLLKESQEILTQAISDVSKETADFVIICGDLTKDGEMVTHTAVARYLGILKQSGKAVYVIPGNHDVANGMAVKYTGDKSERVPNISAEQFTEIYAPFGYQAALDRDRHSLSYLAEPKPGLWLLALDSCRWKENPAQGHPVTGGVFSADTMSWIKDILTRAKNENKAVLAMMHHGVLEHYPTNEKNYPEYLVKDYDKIARMFAGYGVPLVFTGHFHAQDITEKTYEGGKLFVFDVETGSLVTYPCPYRIVTITKDQQADIQSRFVMSIPSHPNDFREFAERYVYEGTINMANDALTGYHVAPADQKIISPQISRAYVTHLKGDEQKPAVVRNTDGLSLWGSFIFFMRGSLIEGWWTDLPPQDNHVNINLITGEVS
- a CDS encoding amidohydrolase family protein, which encodes MNKHSVSVLTVLYAVTVFLTLGIQPALAQQYDIVIHQGRVVDPETNLDAVRDIGINGGKIAAISEAPLHGKKNINARGLVVTPGFIDLHCHAINVPSNWMQAFDGVTTALELEAGSFPIAKAYDVAEKKHLPLNYGFSVSWAMARLQVVDHVELDGTFETALKNFGQPGWGKLLPEETSREVVAAIEQGLNEGGLGIGLLIGYAPDSNREEYLAVNRLAAKYDVPTFTHIRPSYEYEPDGAMEGILEVLGVAAATSAHMHICHIISSTVHKVNDALDAVHTAQRQGLKITAEAYPFGWGSTAIGSPFYDPANLPRMGIGPSDIYYAKTNEHIASVERLAEIRQKDPGGLAVALFLDENKPDQMKFIDDSILSPDMMIASDAMPYTIDGRTVSSDVWPLPHEAYAHPRSTATFTRVLERYVKEKKAMTVSEFVRRASLLPANLVALAAPEAKRKGRLQVGMDADIAVFDLDGIKVRATYENPRTPSSGMRYVMVGGRFIISDGKLLTGVRPGRPLRGPTR
- a CDS encoding ABC transporter permease is translated as MLWNTILLALRDIRRNLMRSFLTILGIIIGVGAVITMVTLGNGTTEQVKEQISSMGSNMLMITPGKRLGPGQSSSTVPFKLSDGEAIAREINSVSAVAPVSTTSVKAIFSNQNWTTQITGSNNQYFKVTNRQIKEGREFNDSEIRIGTPVCIIGETVSKKLFGSQDPVGERIRLEKLTCEIVGVLEGKGQSSMGTDQDDIVIIPLALYQRRISGNQDVNLIQISIKEGVSTEKAKTDITQLMRERRHLSDSDDDNFTVMDMKEIINMLTGTTKMMTGLLSAVAAVSLLVGGIGIMNIMLVSVTERTREIGIRLAIGAFEKEVLMQFLVESVVLSSLGGLTGIILAIVGSILLSSLLKVPFVFNLEIVVIAFLFSAAVGVIFGYFPALKAARLDPIEALRHE
- a CDS encoding ABC transporter ATP-binding protein, whose product is MPDNNGSASIPLIELKGVTKTYGKGQAAMQALRGISLSIDKGEFVAVMGPSGSGKSTCMNILGCLDTPSSGIYSFKGVDVGRLSRAQRTRLRRFYLGFVFQGYDLLGRTSALENVELPLIYRGESARIRREKSLGALETVGLNGWESHTPAELSGGQQQRVAIARAIVTEPMVLYADEPTGNLDTARSKEIMDLLIRLNTDLGMTIVMVTHEPDMAEYAKRIIHFVDGLVDSDNYNRR